A genomic segment from Burkholderia plantarii encodes:
- a CDS encoding glycosyltransferase, which yields MTSKIVHVTEAFGGGVLSFLVDLCNRSVAAGYEVVVVYSERDETPENVRALFDPAVQLVRIRMHRAVRPLHDLVGVIRLARRLRAERPDVVHLHSSKAGVLGRVAARLTAGEARVIYSPHGLSFLRSDVPRWQQRLYLTFERLADSLGGTVVACSPGELDELRRRVRARHARLIENGVDTARVPRRERRDDGRTIVGMMGRASYQKNHEWFLAIAARLARPGLEFVWIGGEAGAAGRGAAVRCTGWLPRSEALTTMAGLDLYVQTSRWEGMPLAVIEAQVAGIAAVVTDVIGNRDIVVHATTGFVASSLDEMAECVDRLSRDHALRETMADAATRIATARFRAESKFRQWTSLYDDSVSYATVSESAGAVHLDLAMLPGKGEAP from the coding sequence ATGACGAGCAAGATCGTTCACGTCACGGAAGCGTTCGGCGGCGGCGTGCTGTCGTTTCTCGTCGACCTGTGCAACCGGAGCGTCGCTGCGGGATACGAGGTCGTCGTCGTCTATTCCGAACGGGACGAAACGCCGGAGAATGTCCGCGCGCTGTTCGACCCGGCGGTGCAGCTGGTCCGGATCCGGATGCACCGCGCGGTGCGGCCGCTGCACGACCTGGTCGGCGTGATCCGCCTCGCGCGGCGGCTGCGCGCGGAGCGGCCCGACGTCGTGCATCTGCACTCGTCGAAGGCCGGTGTGCTCGGACGCGTGGCGGCGCGGCTCACGGCGGGAGAGGCACGGGTGATCTACTCCCCCCACGGCCTGTCGTTCCTGCGCAGCGACGTACCGCGCTGGCAGCAGCGTCTGTACCTGACGTTCGAGAGGCTCGCGGACAGCCTCGGCGGCACCGTCGTCGCCTGCTCGCCCGGCGAACTCGACGAGCTGAGGCGACGCGTGCGCGCACGACATGCGCGGCTGATCGAGAACGGCGTGGACACCGCCCGGGTTCCCCGGCGCGAGAGGCGGGATGACGGACGCACCATCGTGGGCATGATGGGCCGCGCGTCGTACCAGAAGAATCACGAGTGGTTTCTTGCGATTGCCGCCCGGCTGGCGCGGCCGGGGCTCGAGTTCGTCTGGATCGGCGGCGAAGCCGGTGCGGCCGGCCGGGGCGCCGCGGTGCGCTGCACGGGCTGGCTGCCGCGCAGCGAGGCGCTGACGACGATGGCGGGCCTGGACCTGTACGTCCAGACGTCGCGCTGGGAGGGCATGCCGCTCGCGGTGATCGAGGCACAGGTTGCCGGTATTGCCGCCGTCGTCACGGATGTGATCGGCAATCGCGACATCGTCGTGCATGCAACGACCGGCTTCGTCGCGTCGTCGCTCGACGAGATGGCCGAATGCGTGGACCGCCTGAGTCGCGATCACGCGTTGCGCGAGACGATGGCCGATGCCGCGACGCGCATCGCGACCGCGCGATTCCGGGCCGAGTCGAAATTTCGGCAATGGACGTCGCTGTATGACGACTCGGTTTCCTACGCAACGGTATCCGAAAGCGCCGGGGCGGTGCATCTGGACCTGGCGATGCTGCCCGGCAAAGGCGAGGCGCCATGA